In one Massilia endophytica genomic region, the following are encoded:
- the uvrB gene encoding excinuclease ABC subunit UvrB, translating into MADLSLAGAPEATVVTFPDSPFKLHQPFPPAGDQPTAIEGLCEGISDGLSFQTLLGVTGSGKTYTMANVIARMGRPAIVFAPNKTLAAQLYSEFREFFPQNAVEYFVSYYDYYQPEAYVPQRDLFIEKDSSINEHIEQMRLSCTKSLMERRDVVIVATVSAIYGIGNPNEYHQMILTLRAKDKVSQRDVIARLIQMQYTRNEVDFGRGTFRVRGDTIDIFPAEHAELAVRLEMFDDEVDSIQLFDPLTGRVRQKIPRFTVYPGSHYVTPRSTVLRAIETIKEELRERLEFFRKEGKLIEEQRLEQRTRFDLEMMAEIGFTKGIENYSRHLSGALPGQPPPTLIDYLPQDALMFLDESHVLIGQLSAMYNGDRSRKTNLVDYGFRLPSALDNRPLKFEEFENKMRQTVFVSATPAEYEQKHADQVVEQVVRPTGLVDPQVIVRPARTQVDDLMSEIQDRIAKNERVLVTTLTKRMAEQLTEYLGDHGIKVRYLHSDIETVERVEILRDLRIGTFDVLVGINLLREGLDLPEVSLVAILDADKEGFLRSERSLIQTIGRAARNLNGVALLYADQMTDSMKRAIDETERRRAKQIAHNEKHGIVARGVSKVIKDMIDGVYDPNKESTQLEAAQKTAKYESMNEKQVSKEIKRLEKLMIEHAKNLEFEKAAQVRDQLHLLKEQLFGAPGADVISITGK; encoded by the coding sequence ATGGCTGATTTATCACTGGCGGGCGCTCCCGAGGCGACCGTCGTCACGTTTCCCGACTCGCCTTTCAAGCTGCACCAGCCCTTCCCGCCTGCAGGCGATCAGCCCACCGCGATCGAAGGCCTGTGCGAGGGCATCAGCGACGGCCTGTCCTTCCAGACCCTGCTGGGGGTGACCGGTTCGGGCAAGACTTATACGATGGCCAACGTCATCGCCCGCATGGGGCGGCCTGCCATCGTGTTTGCGCCGAACAAGACGCTGGCCGCGCAGCTCTACAGCGAGTTCCGCGAGTTCTTCCCGCAGAATGCGGTCGAGTACTTCGTGTCCTACTACGACTACTACCAGCCGGAAGCCTATGTGCCCCAGCGCGACCTGTTCATCGAGAAGGACTCGTCGATCAACGAGCATATCGAGCAGATGCGCCTGTCCTGCACCAAATCGCTGATGGAGCGGCGCGATGTGGTCATTGTGGCCACGGTGTCGGCCATTTACGGTATCGGTAATCCGAACGAATACCACCAGATGATCCTGACCTTGCGCGCCAAGGACAAGGTCAGCCAGCGCGACGTGATCGCGCGCCTGATCCAGATGCAGTACACGCGCAACGAGGTGGACTTCGGCCGCGGCACCTTCCGCGTGCGCGGCGACACCATCGACATCTTCCCGGCCGAACACGCCGAACTGGCCGTGCGCCTGGAGATGTTCGACGACGAAGTCGACTCCATCCAGCTCTTCGACCCGCTTACGGGCCGCGTGCGCCAGAAGATTCCGCGCTTCACCGTCTACCCCGGCTCGCACTACGTGACGCCGCGTTCGACCGTGCTGCGCGCCATCGAGACCATCAAGGAAGAGCTGCGCGAGCGCCTGGAATTCTTCCGCAAGGAAGGCAAGCTGATTGAAGAACAGCGGCTGGAGCAGCGTACCCGCTTCGACCTGGAGATGATGGCCGAAATCGGCTTCACCAAAGGCATCGAGAATTACTCGCGCCACCTGTCCGGCGCCCTGCCCGGCCAGCCGCCGCCAACCCTGATCGACTACCTGCCGCAGGACGCGCTGATGTTCCTGGACGAATCGCACGTGCTGATCGGCCAGCTCTCGGCCATGTACAACGGCGACCGCTCGCGCAAGACCAACCTTGTGGACTACGGCTTCCGCCTGCCGTCCGCACTGGACAACCGCCCGCTCAAGTTCGAGGAATTCGAGAACAAGATGCGGCAGACGGTCTTTGTGTCGGCCACGCCCGCCGAGTACGAGCAGAAGCACGCGGACCAGGTGGTGGAACAGGTGGTGCGTCCGACCGGCCTGGTGGACCCGCAGGTCATCGTGCGCCCGGCGCGCACGCAGGTGGACGATCTGATGTCCGAGATCCAGGACCGCATCGCGAAGAACGAGCGCGTGCTGGTCACCACGCTGACCAAGCGCATGGCCGAGCAGCTCACCGAATACCTGGGCGACCACGGCATCAAGGTGCGCTACCTGCACAGCGACATCGAGACCGTGGAGCGCGTGGAGATCCTGCGCGACCTGCGCATCGGCACCTTCGACGTGCTGGTGGGGATCAACCTGCTGCGCGAAGGCCTCGACCTGCCGGAAGTGTCGCTGGTGGCGATCCTGGATGCGGACAAGGAAGGCTTCCTGCGGTCCGAGCGTTCACTGATCCAGACCATCGGCCGCGCGGCGCGTAACCTGAACGGCGTCGCCCTGCTCTACGCGGACCAGATGACCGATTCGATGAAGCGCGCCATCGACGAAACCGAGCGCCGGCGCGCCAAGCAGATCGCGCACAACGAAAAGCACGGCATCGTGGCGCGGGGCGTATCGAAGGTCATCAAGGACATGATCGACGGCGTCTACGATCCGAACAAGGAAAGCACGCAGCTGGAGGCGGCCCAGAAGACGGCGAAGTACGAGTCGATGAACGAGAAGCAGGTTTCGAAAGAGATCAAGCGCCTCGAAAAGCTGATGATCGAGCACGCCAAGAACTTGGAGTTCGAAAAGGCGGCGCAAGTGCGCGACCAGCTGCACTTGCTGAAGGAGCAGCTCTTCGGCGCGCCCGGCGCCGACGTCATCTCCATCACCGGCAAGTGA
- a CDS encoding MarC family protein — MTENFFQTFILLLLVTDPFGNVPLFATALAPVPASRRRRIVVRECLIAFIVLLVFMFFGRHFLAALSLSEVSLRIAGSVILLLIAIRMVFPHPDGVLGRTEGGEPFIVPLAIPALAGPSALATVLLFSRESTGEVVIHVAALAAVVIVWLAVFLGAEKLQKVLGTQVMTAFERLMGLILAAMSVEMLLGGIREFVKTL; from the coding sequence ATGACCGAAAACTTCTTCCAGACCTTTATCCTGCTGCTGCTGGTGACCGATCCCTTCGGCAACGTGCCCCTGTTCGCGACCGCTCTGGCGCCGGTGCCGGCGTCGCGTCGGCGGCGCATCGTTGTGCGCGAATGCCTGATCGCCTTCATTGTGCTGCTGGTCTTCATGTTCTTCGGCCGCCACTTCCTGGCGGCCCTGAGCCTCTCGGAAGTATCGCTGCGCATTGCGGGCAGCGTGATCCTGCTGCTCATTGCAATCCGCATGGTCTTCCCGCATCCGGACGGCGTGCTGGGGCGCACGGAAGGCGGCGAGCCCTTCATCGTTCCGCTGGCGATTCCCGCGCTGGCCGGTCCCTCGGCGCTGGCGACGGTGCTGCTGTTCTCGCGCGAAAGCACGGGCGAAGTGGTGATCCACGTCGCCGCGCTGGCGGCGGTGGTGATCGTGTGGCTGGCGGTGTTCCTCGGTGCGGAGAAGCTGCAGAAGGTGCTGGGCACGCAGGTGATGACTGCATTCGAGCGGCTGATGGGACTGATCCTGGCGGCGATGTCCGTCGAAATGCTCCTCGGCGGCATCCGCGAATTCGTCAAAACCCTTTAA
- a CDS encoding phosphoribosyltransferase has translation MTIPQSDQKHLWVSWDEYHRLIERLALKVHESGWKFDMVLCLARGGVRPGDVFSRIFDVPLAILSTSSYREEAGTVRGDLDIAKYMTMTKGPLSGKILLVDDLADSGVTLTKVMKHIKDNFEGVSEVRSAVIWTKGCSAFKPDYQMEELPHNPWIHQPFEDYDALRPHQLAAWIKKGESAA, from the coding sequence ATGACCATCCCTCAATCCGACCAAAAGCACCTCTGGGTATCCTGGGACGAGTACCACCGCCTGATCGAGCGCCTGGCGCTCAAGGTGCACGAATCCGGCTGGAAGTTCGACATGGTGCTGTGCCTGGCGCGCGGCGGTGTGCGTCCCGGCGACGTGTTCTCGCGCATCTTCGACGTGCCGCTGGCGATCCTCTCCACCAGCTCCTACCGCGAAGAGGCGGGCACCGTGCGCGGTGACCTGGACATCGCCAAGTACATGACGATGACCAAGGGCCCGCTGTCCGGCAAGATCCTGCTGGTGGACGACCTGGCCGATTCCGGCGTGACCCTCACCAAGGTCATGAAGCACATCAAGGACAACTTCGAAGGCGTGAGCGAAGTGCGTTCGGCCGTGATCTGGACCAAGGGCTGCTCGGCCTTCAAGCCGGACTACCAGATGGAAGAACTGCCGCACAACCCGTGGATCCACCAGCCGTTCGAAGACTACGACGCGCTGCGCCCGCACCAGCTGGCGGCCTGGATCAAGAAAGGCGAGAGCGCCGCGTAA
- a CDS encoding adenylosuccinate synthase, with translation MSKKIMAKNVVVIGTQWGDEGKGKIVDWLTEHAQGVVRFQGGHNAGHTLVIGGVKTALQLIPSGIMRPGVACYIGNGVVVSVPDVLREIDKLEGVGVEVSSRLKISEASPVILPYHTALDAAREAARGAAKIGTTGKGIGPAYEDKVARRAIRIADLLNEKRFAEKLAENLDYHNYVLENYLKAPKVDYQKTLDDALSYVPRVRPMVADVSSALYAAHKAGANLLFEGAQGSLLDVDHGTYPFVTSSNCVAGNAAAGSGVGPNMLHYILGITKAYTTRVGSGPFPSELPTDAGVGHHLSSVGHEFGTVTGRARRCGWFDAALLRRSVQINGVSGMCLTKLDVLDGLETLKLCTGYTLDGEKVDIFPVGAEDAARCQPIYEEMPGWKESTVGAKSLAALPAAARAYIKRIEELVGVPVDMVSTGPDREETIVLRHPFE, from the coding sequence ATGTCAAAGAAAATCATGGCAAAGAACGTCGTCGTTATCGGCACCCAGTGGGGCGATGAAGGCAAGGGCAAAATCGTCGACTGGCTGACGGAGCACGCGCAAGGCGTGGTGCGTTTCCAGGGCGGCCACAACGCAGGCCACACGCTGGTGATCGGCGGCGTGAAGACCGCGCTGCAGCTGATCCCTTCGGGCATCATGCGTCCCGGCGTGGCCTGCTACATCGGCAATGGCGTGGTGGTTTCCGTGCCGGACGTGCTGCGCGAAATCGACAAGCTGGAAGGCGTTGGCGTGGAAGTGTCCTCGCGCCTGAAGATCTCCGAAGCTTCGCCCGTCATCCTGCCTTACCACACCGCGCTGGACGCGGCCCGTGAAGCGGCGCGCGGCGCAGCCAAGATCGGCACCACCGGCAAGGGCATCGGCCCGGCCTATGAAGACAAGGTGGCGCGCCGCGCCATCCGCATCGCCGACCTGCTGAACGAAAAGCGCTTTGCCGAGAAGCTGGCCGAGAACCTGGACTACCACAACTACGTGCTGGAGAACTATCTCAAGGCGCCGAAGGTGGACTACCAGAAGACCCTGGACGACGCGCTGTCCTACGTGCCGCGCGTGCGCCCGATGGTGGCCGACGTGTCGAGCGCCCTGTACGCAGCCCACAAGGCAGGCGCCAACCTGCTGTTCGAAGGCGCGCAAGGCTCGCTGCTGGACGTGGACCACGGCACCTACCCGTTCGTCACCTCGTCCAACTGCGTGGCGGGCAATGCCGCCGCCGGTTCCGGCGTGGGCCCGAACATGCTGCACTACATCCTGGGCATCACCAAGGCCTACACCACCCGCGTGGGTTCGGGCCCGTTCCCGTCCGAACTGCCGACCGATGCCGGCGTGGGCCACCACCTGTCCTCCGTTGGCCATGAATTCGGCACCGTGACGGGCCGCGCCCGCCGCTGCGGCTGGTTCGACGCTGCGCTGCTGCGCCGCTCCGTGCAGATCAACGGCGTGTCCGGCATGTGCCTGACCAAGCTGGACGTGCTGGATGGCCTGGAAACGCTGAAGCTGTGCACCGGCTACACCCTGGACGGCGAGAAGGTGGACATCTTCCCGGTCGGCGCCGAAGACGCGGCCCGCTGCCAGCCGATCTACGAAGAGATGCCGGGCTGGAAGGAAAGCACTGTCGGCGCCAAGTCGCTGGCCGCGCTGCCCGCCGCCGCACGCGCCTACATCAAGCGCATCGAGGAACTGGTTGGCGTGCCGGTCGACATGGTATCGACTGGCCCGGACCGCGAAGAGACCATCGTCCTGCGCCATCCGTTCGAATAA
- a CDS encoding ATP phosphoribosyltransferase regulatory subunit: MPNWLLPEHIADVLPSEARKIEELRRLMLDNFRRYGYELVMPPLLEYVESLMTGAGEDTDLRTFKLVDQISGRMLGLRADMTTQVARIDAHLLNRASVTRLCYAGPVLHTRPSGLHATREPLQIGAEIYGHAGLEADAEIQELALASLEMAGFTDVRLDLSHVGVLRAILDQDAAAKKDHNAIVQLLRAKDVPGLEAQTASYAPATRAALLALPHLYGDVEVLKQAREKLPELPGITKALAELAALAASAIGKADVAIDLADLRGYQYESGAMFALYVPGLPNAVARGGRYDHVGEAFGRARPATGFSMDLRELARLLPTADRKHAIRAPWGNAPELKDKIAELRKSGEVVIQSLPGHNDEQDEFECDRALVLDDQGSNWILKNLG; the protein is encoded by the coding sequence ATGCCGAATTGGCTTTTGCCTGAACATATTGCCGACGTCTTGCCGTCCGAGGCGCGCAAGATCGAGGAGCTGCGCCGCCTGATGCTGGACAACTTCCGGCGCTACGGCTACGAGCTGGTTATGCCGCCCCTGCTGGAATATGTCGAGTCCCTCATGACCGGCGCCGGCGAGGACACCGACCTGCGCACCTTCAAGCTGGTGGACCAGATCAGCGGCCGCATGCTCGGCCTGCGCGCCGACATGACCACCCAGGTCGCCCGCATCGACGCCCACCTGCTGAACCGCGCCTCCGTGACCCGCCTGTGCTATGCCGGTCCCGTGCTGCACACCCGTCCCTCCGGCCTGCACGCCACGCGCGAGCCGCTGCAGATCGGCGCCGAGATCTACGGCCATGCCGGCCTCGAAGCGGACGCCGAAATCCAGGAACTGGCCCTGGCCTCCCTGGAGATGGCAGGCTTTACCGACGTGCGCCTGGACCTGAGCCATGTGGGCGTGCTGCGCGCCATCCTGGACCAGGACGCCGCCGCCAAAAAGGACCACAACGCCATCGTGCAGCTGCTGCGCGCGAAGGACGTTCCCGGCCTGGAAGCGCAAACTGCCAGCTACGCGCCCGCAACCCGCGCAGCGCTGCTGGCCCTGCCGCATCTCTACGGCGATGTGGAAGTGCTGAAGCAGGCGCGCGAGAAGCTGCCGGAACTGCCCGGCATCACCAAGGCGCTCGCTGAACTGGCGGCGCTGGCCGCATCGGCCATCGGCAAGGCCGACGTGGCCATCGACCTCGCGGACCTGCGCGGCTACCAGTACGAAAGCGGCGCCATGTTCGCCCTCTACGTGCCCGGCCTGCCGAACGCCGTGGCGCGCGGCGGCCGCTACGACCACGTGGGCGAAGCCTTCGGACGCGCGCGTCCCGCCACCGGCTTCTCGATGGACCTGCGCGAGCTGGCCCGCCTGCTGCCCACGGCAGACCGCAAGCACGCCATCCGCGCGCCCTGGGGCAATGCGCCCGAGCTGAAAGACAAGATCGCCGAACTGCGCAAGTCCGGCGAAGTTGTGATCCAGTCCCTGCCGGGTCACAACGATGAGCAGGACGAGTTCGAGTGCGACCGCGCGCTGGTGCTCGACGATCAAGGCAGCAACTGGATTCTTAAAAACTTAGGTTAG
- the hflC gene encoding protease modulator HflC, with translation MNRFVTILVTGFIALMILSSTVFVVDQRKFAIVFALGEVKQVISEPGLHFKLPPPFQNVLYLDKRILTLDSADADRFITAEKMNILVDSFVKWRIIEPRLYFVSFGGEENRARDRLAQIVKAALNEEITKRTVREVISGQRGKTMEAIRVKVVEEARKIGVQIVDVRLKRVEYVEQINNSVYERMKAERVRVANELRSTGSAESEKIRADADKQRTVILAEAYREAEKIRGEGDAKASGIYAEAFGRNPEFYKFYRSLEAYRASFKNKADVMLVDPNSDFFKYFKGAGSGK, from the coding sequence ATGAACCGCTTCGTTACCATACTCGTGACGGGCTTTATCGCCCTGATGATCCTGTCCTCGACCGTCTTCGTGGTCGACCAGCGCAAGTTCGCCATCGTGTTCGCACTGGGCGAAGTGAAGCAGGTGATCAGTGAGCCGGGCCTGCACTTCAAGCTGCCGCCCCCGTTCCAGAACGTGCTGTATCTGGACAAGCGCATCCTGACCCTGGATTCGGCTGATGCTGACCGCTTCATCACCGCCGAGAAGATGAACATCCTGGTCGATTCCTTCGTGAAGTGGCGCATCATCGAGCCGCGCCTGTACTTCGTGAGCTTCGGCGGCGAGGAAAACCGTGCGCGCGACCGCCTGGCGCAGATCGTGAAGGCGGCGCTGAACGAAGAGATCACCAAGCGCACCGTGCGCGAAGTGATTTCCGGCCAGCGCGGCAAGACCATGGAAGCCATCCGCGTGAAGGTGGTGGAAGAGGCGCGCAAGATCGGCGTGCAGATCGTGGACGTGCGCCTCAAGCGGGTGGAATACGTCGAGCAGATCAACAACTCCGTGTATGAGCGCATGAAGGCCGAGCGCGTGCGCGTGGCCAACGAACTGCGTTCCACCGGCTCCGCCGAATCCGAGAAGATCCGTGCGGATGCGGACAAGCAGCGCACCGTGATCCTGGCGGAAGCCTACCGCGAAGCGGAGAAGATCCGCGGCGAGGGCGACGCGAAGGCATCCGGCATTTACGCGGAGGCCTTCGGCCGCAATCCCGAGTTCTACAAGTTCTACCGCAGCCTGGAAGCCTACCGCGCCTCGTTCAAGAACAAGGCCGACGTGATGCTGGTCGACCCCAACTCCGACTTCTTCAAATACTTCAAGGGCGCCGGTTCGGGCAAATGA
- the hflK gene encoding FtsH protease activity modulator HflK produces MPFSSLLKRLGLKLSLNDPRWGNGSKDTNKAQEGKKPGDGPPDLDQLWRDFNQRLNGLFGGKNRNGNNGGGGGSGGEMKGAGATVGAVTVIGLLVWLATGSFIVQEGQTGVVTTFGRFSHTTPAGFNWRWPYPFQANETVNVSQVRTVEVGYQGNTRNKQTRESLMLTDDENIIDIQFAVQYRLKDPVAWLYNNSGPEENVRQVAETSIREIVGRSKMDYVLYEGREKVAQDTQQMMQQILDRYASGVLITNVTMQGVQPPEQVQAAFDDAVKAGQDRERQKNEGQAYANDIVPKARGAAFRLVQEAEAYRSMVTENAQGNADRFKSVLAEYQKAPGVTRDRMYLETMQQIFSSTSKVMVDAKAGSNLLYLPLDKLIAQVAATEANRANITAPPPTAVLLPPPETSSMDLNRRDSRSRESSRDREGR; encoded by the coding sequence ATGCCCTTTTCCTCTCTCTTGAAAAGACTAGGCCTGAAGCTGTCCCTGAACGACCCTCGCTGGGGGAACGGCAGCAAGGACACGAACAAGGCCCAGGAAGGTAAGAAGCCCGGCGATGGCCCGCCGGACCTGGACCAGCTCTGGCGCGACTTCAACCAGCGCCTGAACGGCCTTTTCGGCGGCAAGAACCGCAACGGCAATAACGGCGGCGGTGGCGGCAGCGGCGGCGAAATGAAAGGCGCCGGCGCCACCGTTGGCGCGGTGACCGTGATCGGGCTGCTGGTCTGGCTGGCGACCGGCTCCTTCATCGTGCAGGAAGGCCAAACGGGCGTCGTGACCACCTTCGGCCGCTTCAGCCACACCACGCCCGCGGGCTTCAACTGGCGCTGGCCCTATCCCTTCCAGGCCAACGAGACCGTGAACGTATCCCAGGTGCGCACCGTGGAAGTGGGCTACCAGGGCAATACCCGCAACAAGCAGACCCGCGAATCGCTCATGCTCACGGACGACGAGAACATCATCGACATCCAGTTCGCCGTGCAGTACCGCCTGAAGGACCCCGTGGCCTGGCTGTACAACAACAGCGGCCCGGAGGAGAACGTGCGCCAGGTGGCCGAGACCTCGATCCGCGAGATCGTGGGCCGCAGCAAGATGGACTACGTGCTGTACGAAGGCCGCGAGAAGGTGGCGCAGGACACGCAGCAGATGATGCAGCAGATCCTGGACCGCTACGCCTCCGGCGTGCTGATCACGAACGTGACCATGCAGGGCGTGCAGCCGCCCGAGCAGGTGCAGGCCGCCTTTGACGACGCGGTGAAGGCGGGCCAGGACCGCGAGCGCCAGAAGAACGAGGGCCAGGCCTACGCCAACGATATCGTGCCCAAGGCGCGCGGCGCCGCTTTCCGCCTGGTGCAGGAGGCGGAAGCCTACCGTTCCATGGTCACCGAGAACGCGCAGGGTAATGCCGACCGCTTCAAGTCCGTGCTCGCCGAGTACCAGAAGGCGCCCGGCGTGACGCGCGACCGCATGTACCTGGAAACCATGCAGCAGATCTTCTCCAGCACCAGCAAGGTGATGGTCGACGCCAAGGCGGGCAGCAACCTGCTGTATCTGCCGCTGGACAAGCTGATTGCACAAGTGGCCGCCACTGAAGCCAACCGTGCCAACATTACGGCGCCGCCGCCCACCGCGGTGCTGCTGCCGCCACCGGAGACTTCTTCGATGGACCTGAACCGCCGCGACAGCCGTTCCCGCGAATCGTCCCGTGACCGGGAGGGCCGCTGA
- the hflX gene encoding GTPase HflX, whose product MRAALVGVDFGQGDFAASIEELNLLARSAGAEPVATITGKRSSPDAAYFVGSGKADEIGHAVLDQKLEIVIFNHALSPAQQRNLEKRLNIRVLDRTSLILDIFAQRAKSHEGKLQVELAQLQHLATRLIRGWTHLERQKGGIGLRGPGETQLETDRRLIGERVKMLRARLAKLRKQHETQRRSRGRSQTFSVSLVGYTNAGKSTLFNAVTKAGVYAADQLFATLDTTSRRVYMGEEVGNIVLSDTVGFVRELPHQLVAAFRATLEETIHADLLLHVVDAASPVRMEQIEQVNLVLKEIGADHIPQILVWNKIDATGLEPAVERDEYDKISRVFISARTGQGLDLLRAAISEAALDAQEASLHPQEDVAPDSISTFTHAGSH is encoded by the coding sequence ATGCGCGCAGCCTTAGTCGGTGTCGATTTCGGTCAGGGCGATTTCGCTGCCAGTATCGAGGAACTGAACCTACTCGCGCGCTCCGCGGGAGCGGAGCCGGTCGCCACGATCACGGGCAAGCGTTCCAGTCCCGATGCCGCCTACTTCGTGGGCAGCGGCAAGGCCGACGAGATCGGCCATGCGGTGCTGGACCAGAAGCTCGAAATCGTCATCTTCAACCATGCCTTGTCCCCCGCGCAGCAGCGCAACCTGGAAAAGCGCCTGAACATCCGGGTGCTGGACCGCACCAGCCTTATTCTCGACATCTTCGCCCAGCGCGCCAAGAGCCACGAGGGCAAGCTGCAGGTGGAACTGGCGCAGTTGCAGCACCTGGCCACGCGCCTGATTCGCGGCTGGACCCACCTTGAACGCCAGAAGGGCGGTATCGGCTTGCGGGGTCCGGGTGAGACCCAGCTCGAAACCGACCGCCGCCTGATCGGCGAGCGCGTGAAGATGCTGCGCGCCCGCCTGGCAAAGCTGCGCAAGCAGCACGAGACCCAGCGCCGCTCGCGCGGCCGCAGCCAGACCTTCTCCGTGTCCCTGGTGGGCTACACCAACGCGGGCAAGTCCACGCTGTTCAATGCCGTGACCAAGGCAGGCGTCTACGCCGCCGACCAGCTGTTCGCCACCCTCGATACCACCTCGCGCCGCGTCTACATGGGCGAAGAGGTGGGCAATATCGTGCTGTCGGACACCGTCGGCTTCGTGCGCGAGCTGCCGCACCAGCTGGTGGCCGCCTTCCGCGCCACCCTGGAAGAGACCATCCATGCCGACCTGCTGCTGCACGTGGTGGACGCGGCGAGCCCCGTGCGCATGGAGCAGATCGAACAGGTCAACCTCGTGCTCAAGGAGATCGGAGCCGACCATATTCCGCAAATCCTGGTCTGGAACAAGATCGATGCCACCGGCCTGGAGCCGGCGGTGGAACGTGATGAATATGATAAAATTTCCCGCGTTTTCATCAGTGCCCGCACGGGCCAGGGCCTAGATTTGCTGCGCGCCGCCATCAGCGAGGCAGCGCTCGACGCGCAGGAAGCCAGCCTGCATCCGCAAGAGGATGTTGCGCCGGATAGTATCTCCACATTCACCCATGCTGGATCACACTAA
- the hfq gene encoding RNA chaperone Hfq, producing the protein MSNKGQLLQDPFLNALRKEHVPVSIYLVNGIKLQGHIESFDQYVVLLRNTVTQMVYKHAISTVVPARAVNLNIDNNEAE; encoded by the coding sequence ATGAGCAACAAAGGGCAATTGTTACAAGACCCATTTCTGAATGCGCTGCGCAAAGAGCACGTTCCCGTCTCAATCTACCTGGTCAACGGTATCAAGCTGCAAGGCCATATCGAATCCTTCGACCAGTACGTCGTCCTGCTGCGTAACACGGTGACCCAGATGGTGTACAAGCACGCCATTTCGACCGTGGTGCCGGCCCGCGCCGTCAACCTCAACATCGACAACAACGAGGCGGAGTAA
- the der gene encoding ribosome biogenesis GTPase Der encodes MKPVIALVGRPNVGKSTLFNRLTRSRDALVADLPGLTRDRHYGEGRVGDRPFLVIDTGGFEPVAKEGIMYQMALQTKQAVAEADVVVFLVDGRQGMTPHDKTITDFLRKSGRPVLLVVNKAEGMKYTSAVSDFYELGLGDPYAISGAHGDGVHDLVQEALDKAFAFRPADEEELLPEERGIKLALVGRPNVGKSTLINTLLGEERVIAFDMPGTTRDSIEIPFERGGKHYTLIDTAGIRRRGKVFEAIEKFSVVKTLQSISEANVVILMLDAQQNISEQDAHIAGFILESGRALVLAVNKWDGLTSDQRDQIKMDMDRKIDFLSFAKTHFISALKGTGIGPLMKSVDAAYAAATADLSTPKLTRALQEAIEKQEPKRKGGVRPKMRYAHQGGMNPPIIVIHGNSLDAVSEPYKRYLEKHFRDTFSLVGTPLRIELRTSKNPFAKSEK; translated from the coding sequence ATGAAGCCGGTAATTGCACTCGTGGGCCGCCCGAACGTCGGGAAATCGACCCTCTTCAATCGTCTGACCCGCTCGCGCGACGCGCTGGTGGCGGACTTGCCTGGTCTGACGCGCGATCGTCACTATGGCGAGGGCCGCGTCGGCGACCGTCCCTTCCTGGTCATCGATACCGGCGGTTTCGAACCGGTCGCCAAGGAAGGCATCATGTACCAGATGGCCCTGCAAACCAAGCAGGCCGTCGCCGAGGCGGATGTCGTCGTGTTCCTGGTGGATGGCCGCCAGGGCATGACGCCGCACGACAAGACCATTACCGACTTCCTGCGCAAGAGCGGCCGTCCCGTGCTGCTGGTGGTGAACAAGGCCGAGGGCATGAAGTACACCTCGGCCGTGTCGGACTTCTATGAGCTGGGCCTGGGCGACCCCTATGCCATCTCCGGCGCCCATGGCGACGGCGTGCACGACCTGGTGCAGGAGGCGCTGGACAAGGCCTTCGCCTTCCGTCCGGCGGACGAAGAGGAGCTCCTGCCGGAAGAGCGGGGCATCAAGCTGGCGCTGGTGGGGCGTCCCAACGTGGGCAAGTCCACCCTCATCAACACCCTGCTGGGCGAAGAGCGCGTGATCGCCTTCGACATGCCCGGCACCACGCGCGACTCCATCGAGATTCCATTCGAGCGTGGCGGCAAGCACTACACCCTGATCGACACGGCCGGCATCCGCCGCCGCGGCAAGGTGTTCGAAGCCATCGAGAAGTTCTCGGTGGTGAAGACCCTGCAGTCGATCTCGGAAGCGAACGTCGTGATCCTGATGCTGGATGCGCAGCAGAACATCTCCGAGCAGGACGCCCACATTGCGGGCTTCATCCTCGAATCGGGCCGCGCCCTGGTGCTGGCCGTGAACAAGTGGGACGGCCTGACTTCGGACCAGCGCGACCAGATCAAGATGGACATGGACCGCAAGATCGACTTCCTCAGCTTCGCCAAGACCCACTTCATCTCGGCGCTGAAGGGCACGGGCATCGGCCCGCTCATGAAGTCCGTGGACGCGGCCTATGCGGCGGCGACCGCCGACCTCTCCACGCCGAAGCTCACGCGCGCCTTGCAGGAAGCGATCGAGAAGCAGGAGCCCAAGCGCAAGGGCGGCGTGCGGCCGAAGATGCGCTACGCCCACCAGGGCGGCATGAATCCGCCCATCATCGTCATCCACGGCAACTCGCTGGATGCGGTGAGCGAACCGTATAAACGTTACCTCGAGAAGCACTTCCGTGACACCTTCTCCCTGGTCGGCACGCCATTGCGCATTGAGTTGCGCACGAGCAAGAATCCCTTCGCGAAATCCGAAAAATAG